In Brevundimonas subvibrioides, a genomic segment contains:
- a CDS encoding sensor histidine kinase — protein MDGAEIAFVATAGAAGLALALIAWAWRLKRVLTRRQSIIEHGLRSAETGAVTRDAALAAFGDVRLSLVHDAMPVVVGDAAHIQSARTALAAAETGDPAVDLAESLNARHTDAVRLLLDEGQPFDLRDGDWRIEGRPFGGEAWIGLSQLPASDRSDLTSGEAPGGLGAGLIADASPSPTWVVDGQGQLVWANRAWLTEVRAPSLEEAREAGAVFDRGADQLAAEASRVGARQEGFRWTAGDSRRRAWKIMAEPLGGVGGPVLVFAIDMTEAEETRDTLRRHVTAHDETLNHLADAVAIFGPSRKLAFHNTAFQTLFNLDPAWLNERPTHGELLDRLRQRRMLPEVIDYAGWKARELEFYGAAEAAPDDSWSLPDGRTLRVVRQPHPLGGILLIFSDITGELSLRSRFNAQLQVQTATLDKLNDAVAVFGSDGRLRLHNEAFETFWSVSAERLEAAGDFDAVAELCKVALPDAALWLGLKARVADPDPESRVAVQGEGRTTDGRIAAWQTRPLPDGATLVAFSDVTARRELEQALAQREAALKESQALKREFVGSVSYELRTPLTTIVGYSELLESLGDLPERSRQHAGAIRIAAGQLARSIDDVLDMAQIDAGEMELSLGDVRIRDLFAEAVERHRPRIEGRGATLRAMVPNDLPPVRADARRLMQAVDHLLENATRSVSEGGTVMLKAELNGTEVRLRVEDTGRGIPYHLQALVFDRFVKRERGGPGVGLALVKALVELHGGWAEVESEPGKGAAFILHLPLEATGTAVVPELALG, from the coding sequence ATGGACGGAGCCGAGATCGCCTTTGTGGCGACGGCCGGAGCGGCGGGACTGGCGTTGGCCCTCATCGCCTGGGCCTGGCGGCTGAAACGCGTCCTGACGCGCAGGCAATCCATCATTGAACATGGCCTGCGGTCGGCCGAGACCGGCGCCGTCACGCGGGACGCGGCCCTGGCCGCGTTCGGCGATGTGCGTCTGAGCCTGGTGCACGATGCCATGCCGGTCGTGGTGGGCGACGCAGCGCACATCCAGTCGGCGCGCACCGCCCTGGCCGCAGCGGAGACCGGCGATCCGGCCGTGGACCTGGCCGAAAGCCTGAACGCACGTCATACGGACGCCGTTCGCCTGCTGCTGGACGAGGGTCAGCCCTTTGACCTGCGCGACGGGGACTGGCGCATCGAGGGACGGCCGTTCGGTGGCGAGGCCTGGATCGGTCTGTCGCAGCTGCCCGCGTCCGATCGGTCCGACCTGACGTCCGGCGAGGCTCCGGGCGGGCTCGGGGCCGGTCTGATCGCCGACGCCTCGCCGTCCCCGACCTGGGTGGTGGACGGTCAGGGGCAGCTGGTCTGGGCCAATCGCGCCTGGCTGACCGAGGTCCGCGCGCCGTCCCTGGAGGAGGCCCGCGAGGCGGGCGCCGTGTTCGACCGGGGGGCCGACCAGCTGGCGGCCGAGGCATCCCGCGTGGGCGCGCGTCAGGAAGGCTTTCGCTGGACCGCGGGCGACAGCCGCAGGCGCGCCTGGAAGATCATGGCCGAGCCACTGGGCGGCGTGGGCGGGCCCGTGCTGGTCTTCGCCATCGACATGACCGAGGCCGAGGAGACACGCGACACCCTGCGCCGCCACGTCACGGCGCATGACGAGACGCTGAACCACCTGGCCGATGCGGTGGCCATCTTTGGCCCATCGCGGAAGCTCGCCTTTCACAACACCGCCTTCCAGACCCTGTTCAACCTCGACCCCGCCTGGCTGAACGAGCGGCCGACGCACGGCGAACTGCTGGACCGGTTGCGCCAGCGCCGCATGCTGCCCGAGGTCATCGACTACGCCGGATGGAAGGCCCGGGAGCTGGAATTCTATGGCGCGGCCGAAGCGGCCCCGGACGACAGCTGGTCCCTGCCGGACGGACGGACCCTGCGCGTGGTGCGACAGCCGCACCCGCTGGGCGGCATCCTGCTGATCTTCTCCGACATCACCGGCGAGCTGTCCCTGCGCAGCCGCTTCAATGCCCAGCTGCAGGTCCAGACCGCGACGCTGGACAAGCTGAACGACGCCGTGGCCGTGTTCGGGTCCGACGGCCGCCTGCGCCTGCACAACGAGGCGTTCGAGACCTTCTGGTCCGTGTCCGCCGAGCGGCTGGAGGCGGCGGGCGATTTCGACGCCGTCGCCGAACTGTGCAAGGTCGCCCTGCCCGACGCCGCCCTGTGGCTGGGGCTGAAGGCGCGGGTCGCCGATCCCGATCCGGAAAGCCGCGTGGCGGTGCAGGGCGAGGGCCGCACCACCGATGGCCGGATCGCCGCCTGGCAGACCCGGCCCCTTCCCGACGGCGCGACTTTGGTGGCCTTTTCCGACGTCACCGCCCGGCGCGAGCTGGAACAGGCCCTGGCCCAGCGCGAGGCGGCCCTGAAGGAAAGTCAGGCGCTGAAGCGCGAGTTCGTCGGCTCGGTCAGCTATGAGCTGCGGACCCCCCTGACGACCATCGTCGGCTATTCCGAACTGCTGGAAAGCCTGGGCGACCTGCCCGAACGCAGCCGCCAGCATGCGGGAGCCATCCGCATCGCGGCCGGGCAACTGGCCCGCTCGATCGACGACGTGCTGGACATGGCCCAGATCGACGCCGGGGAGATGGAGCTGTCGCTCGGTGACGTGCGCATCCGCGACCTGTTCGCCGAGGCCGTGGAACGCCACCGCCCGCGGATCGAGGGGCGCGGCGCGACGCTGAGGGCCATGGTCCCGAACGATCTGCCGCCGGTGCGGGCGGACGCGCGGCGTCTGATGCAGGCCGTGGATCACCTGCTCGAAAACGCGACGCGATCCGTGTCCGAGGGCGGGACGGTCATGCTGAAGGCCGAACTGAACGGCACCGAGGTCCGCCTTAGGGTCGAGGACACCGGGCGGGGCATCCCCTATCACCTCCAGGCCCTGGTCTTCGACCGGTTCGTCAAGCGCGAGCGCGGCGGTCCCGGTGTCGGCCTGGCCCTGGTCAAGGCCCTGGTCGAACTGCACGGCGGCTGGGCCGAGGTGGAGTCCGAACCCGGCAAGGGCGCCGCCTTCATCCTGCACCTGCCGCTGGAGGCGACGGGGACGGCGGTGGTGCCGGAGCTGGCCCTGGGTTGA
- a CDS encoding metallopeptidase family protein: MPQTTASAEWTDRLAPSLDDFAALARAAFDALPEPFRSAAGEVVLRIDDFADEETLASVGVEDPFELTGLYHGVDIGRREGLGPAVEPSRVFLYRRHILDEWCERGDIGLSDLIAHVLIHEIGHHFGLSDDDIHAIEDDD; this comes from the coding sequence ATGCCACAGACCACTGCATCTGCCGAATGGACCGACCGCCTGGCCCCGTCGCTGGACGATTTCGCTGCCCTGGCGCGAGCCGCCTTCGACGCCCTGCCCGAGCCGTTCCGGTCGGCAGCGGGCGAGGTGGTGCTGCGGATCGACGATTTCGCGGACGAGGAGACCCTGGCCTCGGTCGGGGTCGAGGATCCCTTCGAACTGACTGGCCTGTACCACGGCGTCGATATCGGTCGGCGCGAAGGGCTGGGACCGGCGGTGGAGCCGTCGCGGGTGTTCCTGTACCGCCGCCACATCCTGGACGAGTGGTGCGAGCGGGGCGACATCGGTCTGTCGGACCTGATCGCCCACGTCCTGATCCACGAAATCGGTCACCATTTCGGACTGTCCGACGACGACATCCACGCCATCGAAGACGACGACTAG
- a CDS encoding M16 family metallopeptidase has translation MRLRLVSLAAIMAVIAPAVPAVAAGSEGSATASAVAGSVQAAPLQAAPVAELVSEVDIPWTRFTLDNGLTVIVHEDHKAPVVAVSVWYNVGSKDEPAGSTGFAHLFEHLMFGGSENAPGSYLGRMRNLGPSNLNGTTWFDRTNYFQTVPTPALEQALFLESDRMGYLLGEVGQEVLDLQRGVVQNEKRQGDNQPYGLFEYAQLEALFPEGHPYRHSTIGSMADLDAASLETVRNWFRENYGPNNAIVVLSGDITEATARPLMEKYFGAIPRGPVNTPAEADVPTLAAPIVEVMHDRVANTRLTRSWAVPGLLSDDAVPLSVGAQVLGGLASSRLDNLLVRQEQTAVAVSSSLSDFHRIGIFDISVDVKPGQDATEVSRRLDAIVADFIAQGPTEEEVARVATRYVSQRIQSLEQVNGKANVLAEGQLYAGDPDDYKKELAEYASVTPAQVTAAMQRWLTRPVFDMTIAPGEREAYEEAAAPSDATPVPAAELQRVARDPMPAIGQVPDLEFPAVERATLSNGVKVVYARVDTVPVTRVAVEFDAGYAADPADRLGAQAMMLDLLDEGTTTRSSNQLAEEEERLGASINVGASMDRTSADLSVVTANLTPSLTLLADVVRNPAFTASEIERIRASRLAGLASEKTNPNAIAARALPPLIYGETSPYGRSFTGTGDVATITALTRADLVATHAAWVRPDNATLFVVSDLPLSQVTPQLEAAFGDWRAPSTPRGTKAFADAAVPTPTNRIVLIDRPQSPQSLIYGGAVLPVSGTDDLLALNAANVTLGSDFLSRINFDLRETKGWSYGVRGSVNALEHRVPYIVNAPVQANRTGESIAALIAQYDRFLETEGVQPNELERTINGNTRSLAGGFETSAQILGALRSNALYGRPDDYQATLASRTRALTAARMDEAARAVIQPDHFVWVVVGDASVVRPQLDSLGLPVEVRSIE, from the coding sequence ATGCGTCTTCGCCTCGTCTCGCTGGCTGCCATCATGGCTGTGATCGCCCCGGCCGTACCTGCGGTCGCTGCCGGATCGGAAGGTTCTGCCACGGCTTCGGCAGTCGCGGGATCGGTCCAGGCGGCACCGCTGCAGGCCGCGCCCGTGGCTGAACTGGTGTCAGAGGTCGATATTCCATGGACACGGTTCACGCTCGACAATGGCCTGACGGTCATCGTGCACGAAGATCACAAGGCCCCGGTGGTGGCCGTGTCGGTCTGGTACAACGTGGGCTCCAAGGACGAGCCGGCCGGCTCGACCGGCTTCGCCCATCTGTTCGAGCACCTGATGTTCGGTGGATCGGAAAACGCCCCGGGCTCCTATCTGGGCCGGATGCGTAACCTTGGCCCGTCGAACCTCAACGGCACGACCTGGTTCGACCGGACCAACTATTTCCAGACCGTGCCGACGCCGGCGCTGGAGCAGGCCCTGTTCCTTGAGAGTGACCGCATGGGCTATCTGCTCGGCGAGGTCGGTCAGGAGGTGCTCGATCTGCAGCGCGGTGTGGTGCAGAACGAGAAGCGTCAGGGCGATAACCAGCCCTATGGCCTGTTCGAATACGCCCAGCTGGAAGCCCTCTTCCCCGAAGGCCATCCCTATCGCCACTCGACCATCGGCTCGATGGCCGACCTGGACGCCGCCAGCCTTGAGACGGTGCGGAACTGGTTCCGCGAGAACTATGGCCCGAACAATGCCATCGTCGTCCTGTCGGGCGACATCACCGAAGCGACCGCCCGTCCCCTGATGGAGAAATATTTCGGCGCCATCCCGCGGGGCCCGGTGAACACCCCGGCCGAGGCCGACGTGCCGACCCTGGCCGCGCCGATCGTCGAGGTCATGCATGACCGGGTCGCCAACACCCGCCTGACGCGCAGCTGGGCCGTACCCGGTCTGCTGAGCGACGACGCCGTGCCGCTGTCGGTCGGCGCCCAGGTGCTGGGCGGCCTCGCGTCCTCGCGCCTCGACAACCTTCTGGTCCGCCAGGAGCAGACGGCCGTAGCGGTGTCCTCGTCCCTGTCGGACTTCCACCGCATTGGCATCTTCGACATCTCGGTCGACGTGAAGCCGGGCCAGGACGCCACCGAGGTGAGCCGGCGCCTGGACGCCATCGTCGCCGACTTCATCGCCCAGGGGCCGACCGAGGAAGAAGTGGCGCGCGTCGCCACCCGCTATGTCTCCCAGCGGATCCAGAGCCTGGAACAGGTCAACGGAAAGGCCAATGTGCTCGCCGAGGGCCAGCTGTATGCGGGCGATCCGGACGACTACAAGAAGGAGCTGGCCGAATACGCCTCCGTCACCCCGGCCCAGGTCACTGCCGCCATGCAGCGCTGGCTGACCCGTCCGGTCTTCGACATGACCATCGCTCCCGGCGAGCGCGAGGCCTATGAGGAGGCCGCCGCCCCGTCGGACGCGACCCCGGTCCCGGCCGCCGAACTCCAGCGCGTCGCCCGCGATCCGATGCCGGCCATCGGCCAGGTGCCCGACCTGGAGTTTCCGGCCGTCGAGCGCGCGACCCTGTCGAACGGCGTCAAGGTCGTCTACGCCCGGGTCGACACCGTTCCCGTGACCCGCGTCGCCGTGGAGTTCGACGCCGGCTATGCCGCCGACCCCGCCGATCGCCTGGGTGCCCAGGCCATGATGCTGGATCTGCTGGACGAGGGCACGACGACCCGCAGCTCCAACCAGCTGGCCGAGGAAGAGGAGCGTCTGGGTGCCTCGATCAACGTCGGGGCCTCGATGGACCGGACGAGCGCCGACCTGTCGGTCGTGACCGCCAACCTGACGCCGTCGCTGACTCTGCTGGCCGATGTGGTCCGGAATCCGGCCTTCACGGCGTCGGAGATCGAGCGCATCCGCGCGTCGCGTCTGGCGGGCCTCGCGAGCGAAAAGACCAATCCGAACGCAATCGCCGCCCGCGCCCTGCCGCCGCTGATCTACGGGGAGACCAGCCCCTATGGCCGGTCCTTCACCGGCACGGGCGACGTCGCGACGATCACCGCCCTGACCCGTGCGGACCTGGTGGCGACGCACGCGGCCTGGGTCAGACCGGACAATGCGACCCTCTTTGTCGTGTCGGACCTGCCGCTGTCGCAGGTGACGCCGCAGCTGGAGGCCGCCTTCGGCGACTGGCGCGCGCCCTCGACTCCCAGGGGGACCAAGGCCTTCGCCGACGCCGCCGTTCCGACGCCCACGAACCGCATCGTCCTGATCGACCGGCCGCAGTCACCGCAGTCGCTGATCTATGGCGGGGCGGTCCTGCCCGTGTCCGGTACGGATGACCTGCTGGCCCTGAACGCGGCGAATGTGACGCTGGGGTCGGACTTCCTGTCACGGATCAACTTCGACCTGCGCGAGACCAAGGGCTGGTCCTATGGCGTACGCGGAAGTGTCAATGCGCTGGAACACCGCGTGCCCTACATCGTCAACGCTCCGGTTCAGGCCAACCGGACCGGGGAGTCGATCGCGGCCCTGATCGCCCAGTACGACCGGTTCCTGGAGACAGAGGGCGTCCAGCCGAACGAACTGGAGCGGACCATCAACGGCAACACCCGATCGCTGGCCGGTGGATTCGAGACCTCGGCCCAGATTCTGGGCGCCCTGCGCTCCAACGCCCTGTACGGCCGTCCGGACGACTATCAGGCGACCCTGGCCAGCCGCACCCGCGCGCTGACGGCCGCCCGGATGGACGAAGCCGCTCGCGCGGTCATCCAGCCCGACCACTTCGTCTGGGTCGTGGTGGGCGACGCGTCGGTGGTGCGGCCGCAGCTGGACAGCCTCGGCCTGCCGGTCGAGGTACGATCGATCGAATAG
- a CDS encoding primosomal protein N', with protein sequence MKVASVLIPLPVHEAFDYEVPGAMTLSRGDQVAVPLGPRLMRGIVTEVRETTGSNRRLKAVETRLDDPPLPAGTLDFVEWAARWTLSPPGEMAATALKGLRAPRPRPERRVRRVGDRRPARPTAGRTAVLEALGEAAMPGPDLARLAGVSSAVVKGLIDEGVLEIIEIAADAAFDPPDPAHAPARLNADQAAAADAIAAATRAGGFRPFLLDGVTGSGKTEAYLEAVARTLAADPSAQVLILLPEIALTQDLIARITARFGATPAEWHSGVAPPRRRRVWEAVVSGRCSIVVGARSALFLPFPNLSLVVVDEEHDGSFKQEDGLVYHGRDLAVARARIEGAVVVLASATPSLETLWNAQAGRYGWLKLSSRHGAAVLPDIQLLDLRQCPPDPRTWLSQPLREAIARTLMAGEQTLLFLNRRGYAPVVLCRACGHRMTSPDTDSWLVEHRYTGRLVCHLTGFTMARPRFCPSCGAEDTLVSVGPGVERVEEEVRQLFPEARTAVFSSDTVPDARSARALIQRMTDGEIDILVATQAAAKGHNFPRLTLVGVVDADLGLRGGDLRAAERTYQLLTQATGRAGRADRPGRAILQTWTPEHPVLMALAAGDRDAFVEAEMAEREAATLPPHGRLAALILSGVDAMAVEKVAADLAAAIPNAERLEVYGPADAPLGLIRGRRRKRLLVRADRDVDLQGFLRAWLARVKVPGSVRVTVDVDPYSFL encoded by the coding sequence GTGAAAGTCGCCTCCGTCCTCATTCCCCTGCCGGTGCACGAGGCCTTCGACTATGAGGTGCCCGGGGCGATGACGCTGTCGCGGGGCGACCAGGTCGCGGTGCCTCTGGGGCCGCGCCTGATGCGGGGCATCGTCACCGAGGTGCGCGAGACGACCGGGTCGAACCGACGGCTGAAGGCAGTCGAGACCCGGCTGGACGATCCGCCCCTGCCGGCCGGCACGCTGGATTTCGTCGAATGGGCCGCGCGCTGGACGCTGAGCCCGCCAGGCGAGATGGCGGCGACGGCGCTGAAGGGGCTGCGCGCGCCGCGTCCCCGGCCCGAGCGGCGCGTGCGGCGTGTGGGGGACCGACGGCCCGCCCGACCGACGGCCGGGCGGACGGCGGTGCTGGAGGCCCTGGGCGAGGCTGCGATGCCGGGCCCGGATCTGGCGCGGCTGGCAGGCGTGTCGTCGGCCGTGGTCAAGGGGCTGATCGACGAGGGCGTGCTGGAGATCATCGAGATCGCAGCCGATGCCGCCTTCGACCCGCCCGACCCGGCCCATGCCCCGGCGAGGCTGAACGCGGATCAGGCGGCGGCGGCGGATGCGATCGCGGCCGCGACCCGGGCCGGCGGATTCCGGCCCTTCCTGCTGGACGGGGTCACGGGTTCGGGCAAGACCGAGGCCTATCTGGAGGCCGTGGCCCGGACCCTGGCCGCGGATCCGTCGGCCCAGGTGTTGATCCTGCTGCCCGAGATCGCCCTGACCCAGGACCTGATCGCCCGGATCACGGCCCGGTTCGGCGCGACCCCGGCCGAATGGCATTCGGGCGTCGCCCCGCCGCGTCGCCGACGGGTGTGGGAGGCGGTGGTGTCGGGCCGATGCAGCATCGTCGTCGGGGCCCGGTCGGCGCTGTTCCTGCCCTTCCCCAACCTCAGCCTGGTCGTCGTCGACGAGGAGCACGACGGGTCCTTCAAGCAGGAGGACGGTCTGGTCTATCACGGGCGCGACCTGGCGGTGGCGCGGGCGCGGATCGAGGGGGCGGTGGTGGTCCTGGCCTCGGCCACGCCGTCGCTGGAGACCCTGTGGAACGCGCAGGCCGGCCGCTATGGCTGGCTGAAGCTGTCCAGCCGGCACGGGGCGGCGGTGCTGCCGGACATCCAGCTGCTGGACCTGCGCCAGTGCCCGCCCGACCCCCGGACCTGGCTGTCCCAGCCCCTTCGCGAGGCGATCGCCCGGACCCTCATGGCGGGGGAGCAGACCCTGCTCTTCCTGAACCGGCGGGGCTATGCGCCGGTCGTTCTGTGCCGGGCATGCGGGCACCGGATGACCTCGCCCGATACCGACAGCTGGCTGGTCGAGCATCGCTATACCGGGCGGCTGGTCTGCCACCTGACCGGCTTCACCATGGCCCGACCCCGGTTCTGCCCGTCCTGCGGGGCCGAGGACACACTGGTGTCGGTCGGACCGGGCGTCGAACGGGTCGAGGAAGAGGTTCGCCAGCTGTTCCCCGAGGCGCGAACAGCCGTCTTCAGCTCCGACACCGTTCCGGACGCCAGATCCGCCCGCGCCCTGATCCAGCGGATGACGGACGGCGAGATCGACATCCTGGTGGCGACCCAGGCGGCGGCCAAGGGGCACAATTTTCCGCGGCTGACGCTCGTAGGGGTCGTGGATGCGGATCTGGGCCTGCGCGGCGGGGATCTCAGGGCGGCGGAGCGAACCTATCAACTGTTGACCCAGGCCACCGGCCGGGCCGGGCGGGCGGACAGGCCCGGCCGCGCCATCCTGCAGACCTGGACGCCGGAGCATCCGGTCCTGATGGCCCTGGCGGCAGGCGACCGGGACGCCTTCGTCGAGGCAGAAATGGCCGAACGGGAGGCCGCGACCCTGCCGCCGCACGGGCGTCTGGCGGCGCTGATCCTGTCCGGGGTCGATGCGATGGCGGTCGAGAAGGTCGCCGCCGATCTGGCCGCCGCCATCCCCAATGCCGAGCGGCTGGAAGTCTATGGCCCGGCCGATGCGCCGCTGGGCCTGATCCGCGGGCGGCGGAGAAAGCGGCTGCTGGTGCGGGCGGACCGGGACGTCGACCTGCAGGGCTTCCTGCGGGCCTGGCTGGCGCGGGTGAAGGTGCCGGGGTCGGTCCGGGTCACGGTCGATGTGGACCCCTACAGCTTCCTTTAG
- the fsa gene encoding fructose-6-phosphate aldolase translates to MKLFLDTADVAVIKDLLPTGMVDGVTTNPSLIARSGRNIAEVIAEICALVEGPISAEAVATDFETMVKEGDRLAAIAPNVVVKLPLTWDGLRAARNFADKGIRTNVTLCFSVAQALLAAKAGATFVSPFVGRLDDHGSNGIELLEDIRVLYDTHGFETEILAASLRHPGHVSAAAIAGADAATLPADTFKALVKHPLTDKGLDAFLADWGKTGQSIL, encoded by the coding sequence ATGAAACTCTTTCTCGACACCGCCGACGTTGCCGTCATCAAGGACCTGCTGCCCACCGGCATGGTGGACGGGGTCACCACCAATCCCTCGCTGATCGCCCGATCCGGTCGCAACATCGCCGAGGTCATCGCCGAGATCTGCGCCCTCGTCGAGGGGCCGATCAGCGCCGAGGCGGTCGCCACCGATTTCGAGACCATGGTCAAGGAAGGCGACCGGCTGGCCGCCATCGCGCCCAACGTCGTCGTCAAACTGCCCCTGACGTGGGACGGCCTGCGCGCCGCGCGCAACTTCGCCGACAAGGGCATCCGGACCAATGTCACCCTGTGTTTCTCCGTCGCCCAGGCCCTGCTGGCGGCCAAGGCCGGCGCGACCTTCGTCTCGCCCTTCGTCGGACGGCTGGACGACCACGGGTCGAATGGAATCGAACTGCTGGAAGACATCCGCGTCCTTTACGACACTCACGGCTTCGAGACGGAAATTCTCGCCGCCTCCCTGCGTCATCCGGGTCACGTTTCGGCCGCCGCCATCGCCGGGGCCGATGCCGCGACCCTGCCGGCAGACACTTTCAAGGCCCTGGTCAAGCACCCGTTAACCGACAAGGGGCTTGATGCCTTCCTCGCCGACTGGGGCAAGACGGGACAGTCGATCCTGTGA
- a CDS encoding DUF484 family protein, whose translation MTSEDKTADLFAQPEGLHWPEVRAWLQANPQTLADDRSLLEEIGLKPHGRNVVEFGRAALTRLEAAAEREADARKRIESIARANFAAQTQTHVAALDLLESRNHSDLARRLDAAAQGRFGLSGAAIAVEKPGSAPFGWKLLEVGGVDSLLGDHGLTWLGPMFEGLDLFGPSSADIRSVALIRMAPHLGGERNDQARHAICAFGSPEDEGFTPGMGCELVAFIARVVERTAERWPILN comes from the coding sequence GTGACGTCCGAGGACAAGACCGCCGACCTGTTCGCACAGCCTGAGGGCCTCCACTGGCCGGAGGTCCGCGCCTGGCTGCAGGCCAACCCCCAGACCCTGGCCGACGACCGCTCCCTGCTGGAAGAGATCGGGCTGAAGCCCCATGGCCGGAATGTCGTGGAATTCGGCCGCGCGGCCCTGACCAGGCTGGAAGCAGCCGCCGAGCGCGAGGCGGATGCCAGGAAACGCATCGAATCCATCGCCCGGGCCAATTTCGCCGCCCAGACCCAGACCCATGTCGCGGCCCTGGACCTGCTGGAATCCCGCAATCATTCCGACCTCGCCCGCCGCCTGGATGCGGCCGCCCAGGGCCGGTTCGGCCTGTCGGGTGCCGCGATCGCGGTCGAAAAGCCCGGCAGCGCCCCGTTTGGCTGGAAACTGCTGGAGGTCGGCGGCGTCGACAGTCTGCTGGGCGACCACGGCCTGACCTGGCTGGGGCCGATGTTCGAGGGGCTGGACCTGTTCGGACCATCGTCCGCCGACATTCGCTCGGTCGCCCTGATCCGCATGGCCCCGCATCTGGGCGGCGAGCGCAACGATCAGGCCCGCCACGCGATCTGTGCCTTCGGATCGCCCGAGGACGAGGGCTTCACCCCCGGCATGGGTTGCGAACTGGTCGCCTTCATCGCCCGGGTCGTCGAACGCACGGCCGAGCGATGGCCGATCCTGAACTGA
- a CDS encoding tyrosine recombinase XerC yields the protein MADPELTASEALAAWLEHLAHERRLSPRTLEAYGHIARQYLAFLERHRGEAQRLSDLGTVTAAELRAHLAERRSGNHPLNARSLSQTLSAIRTFHVFLDRRCDTPAPQLALVRGPRVKASLPRPVSADQARGMLAEPGLDPDAEPWEALRDTAVLSLLYGCGLRISEALSLTRADAPLPETLRITGKGGKTRLVPVLPAVRSAVDAALAAQPFPLEPSDALFRARRGGPLSARHVQATVQTLRGRLGLPASATPHALRHSFATHLLGAGADLRSIQELLGHASLSTTQKYTAVDAAHLLGAYAAAHPRA from the coding sequence ATGGCCGATCCTGAACTGACCGCCTCCGAAGCGCTCGCCGCCTGGCTGGAGCATCTGGCGCACGAGCGGCGGCTCTCGCCCCGCACCCTGGAAGCCTATGGTCACATCGCCCGCCAGTATCTGGCCTTCCTCGAACGCCACCGGGGCGAAGCCCAGCGCCTGTCCGACCTCGGCACCGTCACGGCCGCCGAGCTCCGCGCCCATCTGGCCGAGCGCCGGTCCGGCAATCACCCCTTGAACGCCCGCTCGCTCAGCCAGACCCTGTCGGCGATCCGCACCTTCCATGTCTTCCTAGACCGCCGTTGCGACACGCCGGCCCCGCAACTGGCCCTGGTGCGCGGCCCCCGGGTCAAGGCGAGCCTGCCGCGTCCGGTGAGTGCCGATCAGGCACGCGGCATGCTGGCCGAACCCGGCCTCGATCCCGATGCGGAGCCGTGGGAGGCCTTGCGCGACACGGCCGTCCTGTCGCTGCTCTACGGCTGCGGCCTGCGGATTTCGGAGGCGCTAAGCCTGACCCGGGCCGATGCGCCCCTGCCCGAAACGCTTCGCATCACCGGCAAGGGCGGAAAGACCCGGCTGGTCCCGGTCCTGCCTGCCGTGCGGTCGGCCGTCGATGCGGCCCTGGCTGCCCAGCCCTTCCCGCTGGAGCCTTCGGACGCCCTGTTCCGCGCCCGTCGCGGCGGTCCGCTCAGCGCCCGCCATGTCCAGGCGACGGTCCAGACGCTGCGCGGCCGCCTCGGCCTGCCGGCGTCCGCGACCCCGCACGCCCTGCGCCACAGCTTCGCCACCCATCTGCTGGGGGCCGGGGCCGACCTTCGCTCGATCCAGGAACTGCTGGGCCACGCCAGCCTGTCGACGACCCAGAAATACACCGCCGTCGACGCCGCCCACCTGCTGGGGGCCTATGCGGCAGCGCATCCGAGGGCCTAG